The bacterium genome segment CCGTCCTTGGCCGTTACTTCATGCGCGGCCTCATGGCGGGCTCGTTGAAAGGGTAGGACTCGGGCGCAGCGCGGACATCTCGGCGCCGGGCCGCACCCCGTTGGGCGCAGGGCGCGTTGCCGGGGCCGGGGCGCGGTTATTTGATGGGTCGCCCGCGCCGGACCGGTTCGGTTCGCCTCGCAAACTGCTTTCCGGAGACGTGGACACGCCTGAGGCGTTCCACCTCTCTGCGCAACGCGCTCTCTGCAAAATCGGACAGGGTAAGTCTATCCGGCGGTCCCGACAACGCGACGACCACGTCGCGCAGTTCATCCAGCAGTTCCACAGAAATGTGAAAGGTCGCTCGGGCCTTCCGCCCGTGACGTTCGCCGGACGGGACAAACGATTCCTGACGCTCCCGCGGCTGCACCAACGGGCGCCCGCGCCGCCCCGACAGTTCTCGCTTACCCTTCGGCCTCGGGCCCAACAGGCACCACCACCCGAACCACAATCCCCCGCCCCCGCCATTATATGATGTACCCATGGCCGGCCGGAGTTTGCCTTGATGGAAATGCGGGTACAGAAATGGGAGTAAGGTATACATAGTCTGTTTAGATGACGCAGGTTCCTACGACCTTGCCGCCGCGCGCAAGGGGGGCGGCTGTTGGACCCCGACCCCGGCACCACGGGTCACGAGATGAGGGGCGCACCGCAGCCACCCCTCGATTGCCGGCTCGAAGAGCGCCCCGGCGCGACCATTGTGCATGTTCGCGGTGAGGCCGATCTGGACTCTCATGGGATCCTGGACGACGCCTTGACTGGTGCCGTTGATTTGCACAAGCCGGTCATTCTCGAGCTCAAGAACTTGCGCTACATCGACGCCTATGGCATCATCCTGCTGCTTCGCCACCAGCGGCGCGCGTCGGCGGGCGCCCCTCGGGTGGTCATCGCGAATCCGTCACGCATCGTCCGCCGCGTCGTCGACGTCCTGGAACTCGATAGGGTGCTCCCCGTCTTTGCCAGCATCGAGGCCGCGTTACAGGTGGTCGATGAGCGAGGGTAGCCCTTCGACTTCGGCAGGGAGGTGCGCGTTGGTTCAGCAGCTGCGTGAGAACCGAAGCCGGTTTCGACCTCGGTCGTGGGCGTGAGCCATGGGCTATGCCATCTATCGTACAAGACGGATCGTCGGCGAAAGCGAGGGCTGCAGGCACTGCAGGGGCATTGGGACCGTGCGCGCCCGCACAGGCTCGGCCGAGGTGACGCTCTGTCCGCGATGCGGTGGGAGCGGCGTGGAACCTCCGCCTCTTGGGGATTCGGTCCTGTGGCCCCAGGAGGAGACGGCGGTACACGGGGCCGATGGGGACGCCCGCAGTGGGCCGGATGCGCTGCTGCAATGCCGGTATGCCCGGCGTAACGGGGCAGGCATCGTGCGCGCGTCCGGCGAGATCGATCTCCGCAACGTCCACCGCCTCGCGGAGATCTTGGACCAGGCCCTCAGCGATAGCCGGACCGTCATCGTAGACTTCGGGGGGGTTTCCTACATCGACAGCACCGGCCTGAACACGTTGGTGCGACTGCATGAGCAATGCGCGCAGCGCAAGACGAGCATGGCCGTGGTCGTTACGTCGAGGACCCTGCGGCGGATTTTCTCGGTGCTGGGCCTTCAGGATGTGTTTCGTATCTTCCCGACGGTCGATGCGGCGTTGCAGGCGTTGTCGCACCCGGATGGGCCGGGGGGGCCATCAGCGAACGGCAGGCGGGCGAATCACGCATGACCGGAGGGCTTGAGGGCAGCGGAATCTACCCCCTTTGC includes the following:
- a CDS encoding STAS domain-containing protein codes for the protein MEPPPLGDSVLWPQEETAVHGADGDARSGPDALLQCRYARRNGAGIVRASGEIDLRNVHRLAEILDQALSDSRTVIVDFGGVSYIDSTGLNTLVRLHEQCAQRKTSMAVVVTSRTLRRIFSVLGLQDVFRIFPTVDAALQALSHPDGPGGPSANGRRANHA
- a CDS encoding STAS domain-containing protein, producing MDPDPGTTGHEMRGAPQPPLDCRLEERPGATIVHVRGEADLDSHGILDDALTGAVDLHKPVILELKNLRYIDAYGIILLLRHQRRASAGAPRVVIANPSRIVRRVVDVLELDRVLPVFASIEAALQVVDERG